A window of Acropora muricata isolate sample 2 chromosome 3, ASM3666990v1, whole genome shotgun sequence contains these coding sequences:
- the LOC136912406 gene encoding tyramine receptor 1-like produces MPPIIPDEDPAEGNTIHTLSVFLVVRFVSGVFLGVLAVVTITANIALLVTLWRRRERLLKTPTMIFILAIAVADLTTGLVVEPAFSICYISSDLNTCREDIMELVQFLPRLFLAVAHPHFYKHHVTKTRVTALVFGIFVYTLSFSFLQFLRISKNVLLLIDVSLHATLIPSVLMMSYIAILLSLRKHMRDRNVVLFRRHRGEANIGSESSVDVQMFPPANTESAVETTVYENEYVSRNSTFHLRSSCHYYNAHGIQYKTRHSGRTNHISCCAKNCR; encoded by the exons ATGCCGCCGATTATTCCAGACGAAGACCCCGCGGAAGGGAATACTATCCATACATTGTCAGTATTTTTGGTCGTTCGTTTCGTTTCTGGAGTCTTCCTTGGTGTTTTGGCCGTTGTAACAATCACCGCAAATATCGCACTTTTGGTGACACTTTGGCGCAGACGGGAACGTCTACTGAAGACTCCAACGATGATTTTCATCCTGGCAATTGCCGTGGCAGATTTAACGACCGGCCTTGTTGTGGAACCAGCGTTTTCGATCTGTTATATTAGTAGTGATTTGAACACATGTCGAGAGGATATCATGGAGCTTGTTCAGTTTCTACCCCGGTTGTTT CTCGCTGTTGCACATCCTCATTTCTACAAACACCATGTTACAAAGACAAGAGTCACAGCCTTGGTGTTTGGAATATTCGTATACACCTTATCCTTCTCTTTTCTACAGTTTTTAAGGATTTCCAAGAACGTTCTATTGTTAATTGATGTCTCTTTACACGCGACTCTAATTCCTTCTGTTTTGATGATGTCATATATCGCAATACTGTTGAGCCTTCGCAAGCACATGCGCGATAGGAACGTGGTCCTTTTTCGTCGACATCGCGGTGAAGCCAACATTGGATCAGAGAGTTCAGTCGACGTGCAAATGTTTCCTCCTGCGAACACAGAAAGCGCCGTGGAAACGACAGTTTATGAAAATGAATATGTCTCTCGTAATTCTACTTTTCATCTGCGCTCTTCCTGCCATTATTACAATGCACATGGCATTCAATACAAAACTCGCCACAGTGGAAGAACAAACCACATTAGCTGTTGCGCAAAAAATTGCCGatga
- the LOC136910924 gene encoding opsin-3-like, translated as MNNSRDEQDNNSRRVLLVLAVNVSVFFVSLAFICHVTALVTLFRPELRQKLFTPFMINLCVISIVLAGCSYFLPLGIDRLRQDVNENAQKETFICNWTAFMGILCKCAYSSTVCAMSVVSKIALKRCTRGETQVISRKRKIILFSALWAYPLLLSGIPSFLKDPFGRSASGLMCQLRWPSKENGHNVYNIFASIALFLPIAICFKAQYDFARILRRALCSQQERVQRRLIYRKKVNRLVIGLATYFFVSHLPYHVTNVVAMSAGRYTLSAKTAFALEVIEKSNLLFPPIAYVLMNHKYRAALREMIASSTSQTRRAANAHPRRNRAGWIERRGQPNNRAKFHNKVGPTPKEKTPSSNESHYRGKTKTSTQRETLISTKK; from the exons ATGAACAACTCTCGCGATGAGCAAGACAACAACAGTCGCAGAGTACTCTTGGTGCTGGCGGTAAACGTGTCCGTATTTTTCGTCTCGCTCGCATTTATTTGTCACGTGACAGCTCTGGTAACACTGTTTCGCCCTGAACTACGACAAAAGCTTTTTACTCCGTTCATGATAAACCTTTGTGTAATATCCATCGTCCTAGCAGGATGCAGTTATTTTCTTCCTCTTGGGATTGACAGACTTAGACAAGATGTCAATGAAAACGCACAAAAAGAAACGTTCATATGTAACTGGACCGCTTTTATGGGTATCCTGTGCAAATGTGCGTATTCATCCACAGTTTGTGCAATGAGTGTAGTCTCCAAGATTGCTTTGAAGCGTTGTACCCGTGGTGAAACTCAAGTTATATCAAGGAAACGTAAAATCATCCTATTTTCTGCTCTGTGGGCATATCCGTTGCTTCTAAGCGGAATTCCATCATTTTTGAAAGACCCCTTCGGCAGATCAGCGTCTGGCCTCATGTGCCAGCTACGATGGCCATCGAAGGAAAACGGACATAACGTCTACAATATTTTTGCGAGTATCGCTCTGTTCCTTCCGATTGCAATTTGCTTTAAGGCCCAATACGATTTCGCAAG AATTCTGAGAAGAGCTTTGTGCTCACAACAGGAAAGGGTCCAGCGAAGGCTTATTTATCGCAAGAAAGTCAACCGCCTGGTCATTGGATTGGCTACTTACTTCTTTGTCAGTCATTTACCTTACCACGTGACTAATGTCGTCGCAATGTCAGCTGGACGTTACACTCTTTCAGCTAAGACTGCGTTCGCATTGGAGGTTATAGAAAAGTCTAATCTGCTCTTCCCGCCTATTGCTTACGTACTAATGAACCACAAGTACAGGGCTGCATTAAGGGAAATGATTGCAAGCTCAACTTCACAAACAAGAAGAGCTGCAAATGCACACCCACGGAGAAATAGGGCCGGCTGGATTGAACGCAGAGGACAGCCCAACAATCGGGCCAAGTTCCACAACAAAGTCGGACCCACTCCAAAAGAAAAGACGCCAAGCTCGAATGAAAGCCACTACCGGGGAAAAACTAAAACGAGTACTCAACGTGAAACGTTGATCTCAACAAAGAAATGA
- the LOC136910925 gene encoding pinopsin-like translates to MISSYELHGGVQLYAYYGASIFLILSLGIVGNTLAIVVLLQPEHRTKSMTGLMINLCVADLLVCLLGYIVAFNYNTVDFANTGETPVVCIWLAIINCLTGLASIGTLTVMGIMSYQGIVRNEVAHENRMSRKVEAGVILGTWIYALVLSVPPALGWNRFVPIPSRISCHPDWYSPNTVDKSYIIYLLMFGFFLPSVIIFCSYLGIYRYIRGSSVIRVSNDVLLERQLKTRKKTVRIVMAMTVAFFISWSPYALSSLIGSIMGRESVSPAYSMIPELMAKASVVYNPILYAFLNSRFRITLLNLCNCSTNRVGNASTESSDLSFPDSATGGVEMRRRGVPVHQ, encoded by the exons ATGATATCTTCATATGAACTCCATGGCGGTGTACAACTGTACGCGTATTATGGGGCCTCCATATTTTTGATACTGAGCCTGGGCATAGTGGGAAATACGCTGGCCATTGTTGTTCTGCTGCAACCGGAACATCGCACCAAGAGTATGACGGGTTTAATGATCAATCTTTGCGTCGCAG ACCTCCTGGTGTGCTTACTTGGTTATATAGTAGCATTTAACTACAACACTGTAGATTTCGCCAACACAGGCGAAACACCTGTGGTGTGCATATGGCTGGCTATCATCAACTGTCTGACTGGACTTGCATCTATAGGCACGTTAACAGTCATGGGAATTATGTCATATCAAGGTATCGTGAGAAACGAGGTGGCGCATGAAAACAGGATGAGCAGAAAAGTGGAGGCAGGGGTAATCTTAG GCACATGGATCTATGCACTAGTTCTGTCTGTGCCTCCAGCGTTGGGCTGGAACCGATTCGTCCCCATTCCCTCACGGATCAGCTGTCATCCAGACTGGTACTCTCCAAATACAGTTGATAAAAGTTATATCATCTACCTCCTCATGTTTGGCTTTTTCTTGCCCTCTGTCATCATTTTTTGCAGCTATTTAGGAATATACAG GTACATCAGGGGCTCGTCAGTGATCAGAGTTTCAAACGATGTCCTCCTAGAAAGGCAGCTCAAAACCAGGAAAAAAACCGTGCGTATTGTGATGGCCATGACAGTAGCTTTCTTCATCAGTTGGTCTCCATACGCCTTATCCAGTCTGATAGGCTCAATCATGGGCCGTGAAAGTGTTTCCCCAGCCTACTCTATGATACCAGAGTTGATGGCTAAAGCGTCAGTGGTTTACAACCCAATCCTGTACGCCTTCTTGAACTCAAGATTCAGGATAACTTTGCTGAATCTCTGCAACTGCTCGACAAACCGCGTAGGAAATGCGAGCACCGAAAGTTCCGACCTTAGTTTCCCTGATAGTGCAACAGGTGGCGTTGAGATGCGACGACGTGGCGTTCCCGTCCATCAATAG